In Crinalium epipsammum PCC 9333, the genomic window CAAGGTGAGTTTTGACTCTCCAGAATACACTGTTGATAGCGTTGGGATGGGAACTTTACGCTTGTTAGAAGCAATTCGAGATTATCAGCACCGTACAGGGATTCAGGTACGATTCTACCAAGCTGGTTCTTCTGAAATGTTTGGCAAGGTGCAGGAAGTACCGCAGAAGGAAACTACACCTTTTTATCCGCGTAGTCCTTATGCTTGCGCTAAAGTTTACGCTCACTGGCAAACAGTAAATTATAGAGAATCTTACGGGTTATTTGCCTGCAACGGGATATTATTTAACCACGAATCACCGCGTAGAGGTGAGACGTTTGTTACGCGAAAAATTACTAGAGCGATCGCTCGTATTATTGCTGGGAAACAAAAAAATACCTTTTTGGGTAATCTTGATGCCAAGCGAGATTGGGGTTACGCTAAAGACTATGTGAAAGCTATGTGGCTGATGCTACAACAAGATCAGCCAGATGATTATGTTGTTGCTACGGGTGAAACTCATTCTGTAGGCGAGTTTCTTAACCTGGCTTTTGGTTATGTGAATCTCGATTGGCATAAATATGTCGAATTTGACGGGCGCTATCTACGACCAGCCGAAGTGGATTTACTCATTGGAGATGCCACTAAGACAAAACAGAAATTAGGTTGGCAACCCTCTGTAACATTTCCAGAATTAGTTGCTTTGATGGTAGAAGCAGATTTGCAAGCATTAGGCTTAACTTCTCCTAATAACAATAGTTCTAATTCGTTTCCAGATATTGCCACAATCCGCCAGAATGTCGGCGAAATGCACGATTGAATAGTTGTAATTGGTCGAGAATGAGTGATTAATTTTAATTAGCTCATTACGGTTTGAAGATGCTCCTAAAATCTAGGCAAGAAAGAGAAGCACAATGGCAACTGTGGATTTGAGTAACAAACGCATTGTAGTTACAGGTGGAGCGGGATTTTTAGGACGCAAGGTACTAGCTCAGTTAGCCTCTGCTGGTGCTAACCCTGAGAAGATTACAGTAACGCGATCGCATGATTGTGACCTCCGCATCCTAGAAAATTGTCAAAGGGCGGTTGATCAACAAGACATCATCATTCACTTAGCGGCGCACGTTGGCGGTATTGGTTTAAATCAAGCCAAACCAGCCGAACTGTTTTATGACAATTTGATGATGGGTACTCAATTAATTCATGCTGCTTATCAAGCAGGTGTGGAAAAGTTTGTTTGTGTTGGCACTATTTGTGCTTATCCTAAATTCACACCAGTACCTTTCAAAGAGGATGACTTATGGAATGGTTATCCTGAAGAAACTAATGCTCCTTATGGCGTTGCTAAGAAAGCTTTATTAGTCCAACTTCAGTCTTATCGTCAGCAGTATGGATTTAATGGCATTTACTTGTTGCCAGTAAATTTGTATGGTCCTGAAGATAACTTTGACCCCAAGAGTTCCCATGTCATCCCAGCCTTAATTCATAAGGTGCATGAAGCGCAGCAAAGGGGAGACAAGCATTTGCCTGTGTGGGGAGATGGTAGCCCTAGCAGAGAGTTCCTTTATGTAGATGATGCGGCACTCGGCGTTGTGGTGGCTACTCAGGATTATGATGGTGCTGAACCAGTAAACTTGGGAACTAATTATGAAATTACCATCCGCGATTTAGTGGAATTAATTTGTGAATTAATGGGCTTTCAAGGGGAAATTATTTGGGAAATTGATAAACCCAATGGTCAACCTCGGCGTTGTTTAGATACCGAACGGGCAAAGCAGGAATTTGGATTTACTGCCCAGGTAGAATTAAAACAAGGGCTAAAAAATACAATTGATTGGTATCGCCATAATCAATAATTGTTCATTGATTAATGAAAAATCAACAAAGTAAAGTAGAACTCCGCAGAGAGTTATTAAGGTTGCGGCAGTCTTTACCTAAAAATGTTTGGCTGGAAAAAAGCGATCGCATCTGTACTCTCATCCAATCTTCACCGCTATATGAAGAAGCGCGGACGATTTTAGCTTATACGAGCTTTCGTCAAGAACCTGACCTTAGCTCGTTATTTACAGGCGATCGCATTTGGGGATTACCTAGATGTGTTGGTAAATCTCTCATTTGGCATAGCTGGCAACCCTCTGAACCCCTGACAACGGGAGCTTATGGCATTTTTGAGCCTCAAGCTGATGCACCGAGATTGCAGCCAGATGAGGTAGATTTAATCTTAGTTCCGGCTGTTGCGTGCGATCGCTCATGTTATAGATTAGGTTACGGTGGTGGTTATTACGATCGCTTACTTAGTTCACCTGAATGGGCATCCAAGCCAACAATAGGTATAGTATTTGAATTTGCTTGTTTACCACAGTTACCTATTGAACCTTGGGATAAACAATTAAATGGTATTTGTACAGAAACAAATTTAACAGTGAACAGTTAGCCTCACTTTTCCCCCTTTTCTTACTCCTCTCCCCTCTCCGCTCTCTCCTCCCTCCTTTCCCCTCCCTCTCTTCACAAAATGAAAGCCGAATTAACGAATAAACTTAAAACTCGCAAATCCCAATTAAAAACTTTTTGGACGTATGTGGCATTAAGTGCGATCGCACTTTGGATGCTATTTCCCTTATTTTGGTTAATTAGTACCTCTTTTAAATCACCAACTGAAAATATCTTTCAGTTTCCACCCCAATTATTCCCAAATCAGCCAACTTTTCAAAATTATATCACCGTTTGGCAAAGTAATCCATTTGGTCAATACCTATTTAATAGTATCTTAATCGCCTTATTAACAGTTGGATTAAATTTATTGTTTTGCTCACTTGCTGCTTATCCACTAGCAAGATTGGACTTTAAAGGCAAAGATGCTATTTTTGCCCTCGTTGTCTCTACGATCATGATTCCATTCCAGATCGTAATGATTCCTTTATATATTTTGACCGTACAACTAGGATTAAGAAATAGCTATTTAGGGATTATTTTGCCCAGCATAGCCTCAGCTTTTGGTATTTTTTTATTACGCCAAGCATTTCAAGGCGTGCCCAAAGAATTAGAAGAAGCTGCCCGTATGGATGGATGTTCTGAATTAGGTATCTGGTGGTATGTCATGTTACCAGCAATTCGTCCAGCTTTAGTAACACTAGCAATTTTTGTATTTATCGGATCGTGGAGTGATTTCTTATGGCCATTAATTGTAATTGACCGACCAGAATATTACACCCTTCCTGTAGGTGTTGCTACCTTAGCTGAGGCATTTTCTCTAGATTGGCGCTTAATTGCTGCTGGTTCAGTTATTTCTATTGCCCCGGTAGTGATATTTTTCCTAATAATGCAACGCTATATTGTGCCGACTGAAGTTGGGAGTGGTGTAAAAGGGTAACTTATGAACAGAGTAGAGTCTATTATGTAGCCTTTACAAATTACTTTTTATGAATTGCCTCCTTCCCACTAAAAGATTACCGATCATATTCTTCTTCTTCCTTAGCGTCCTTGGTGTCTTGGCGGTTTTTAAAATAGGTATTCTTTGGGCAGGAAGGGAGTAATCCTGAATCTACTAATTGATTATCCTGCCATCTAGCACGGAAAATTTTACTAACTAATTATTTTTCGTTTTCATTAGACCGATGAGCAAAAATCAGTCATTACATCTGCGTTTATCTGCGGTTAATTATCTAAACTGTAAAAAAAGCCTCTATCATCAAAATCAATATCCCCCTAAACGTGGCTGAATAACGCGAGGTGCGGCTATAGCAACTTGATCAGAGTCATAAGTTGTTGAAGTATCATAAACACCAGACCAAACGGCTAGTAAACGTTCTGCTAGTTGTATAACTTCTAGTTTATTATTGCGATCGCAAGCAATACGCCATCCTAAAGGTATGCCTAGCAAACTGTTATAAGCGCCGGATAATGCCCC contains:
- the gmd gene encoding GDP-mannose 4,6-dehydratase, with protein sequence MSERKIALITGITGQDGSYLSELLLDKGYEVHGIIRRTSTFNTDRIDHIYVDPHNEQARLFLHYGDLTDGTTLRRILEEVKPVEIYNLGAQSHVKVSFDSPEYTVDSVGMGTLRLLEAIRDYQHRTGIQVRFYQAGSSEMFGKVQEVPQKETTPFYPRSPYACAKVYAHWQTVNYRESYGLFACNGILFNHESPRRGETFVTRKITRAIARIIAGKQKNTFLGNLDAKRDWGYAKDYVKAMWLMLQQDQPDDYVVATGETHSVGEFLNLAFGYVNLDWHKYVEFDGRYLRPAEVDLLIGDATKTKQKLGWQPSVTFPELVALMVEADLQALGLTSPNNNSSNSFPDIATIRQNVGEMHD
- a CDS encoding GDP-L-fucose synthase family protein, whose protein sequence is MATVDLSNKRIVVTGGAGFLGRKVLAQLASAGANPEKITVTRSHDCDLRILENCQRAVDQQDIIIHLAAHVGGIGLNQAKPAELFYDNLMMGTQLIHAAYQAGVEKFVCVGTICAYPKFTPVPFKEDDLWNGYPEETNAPYGVAKKALLVQLQSYRQQYGFNGIYLLPVNLYGPEDNFDPKSSHVIPALIHKVHEAQQRGDKHLPVWGDGSPSREFLYVDDAALGVVVATQDYDGAEPVNLGTNYEITIRDLVELICELMGFQGEIIWEIDKPNGQPRRCLDTERAKQEFGFTAQVELKQGLKNTIDWYRHNQ
- a CDS encoding 5-formyltetrahydrofolate cyclo-ligase, coding for MKNQQSKVELRRELLRLRQSLPKNVWLEKSDRICTLIQSSPLYEEARTILAYTSFRQEPDLSSLFTGDRIWGLPRCVGKSLIWHSWQPSEPLTTGAYGIFEPQADAPRLQPDEVDLILVPAVACDRSCYRLGYGGGYYDRLLSSPEWASKPTIGIVFEFACLPQLPIEPWDKQLNGICTETNLTVNS
- a CDS encoding carbohydrate ABC transporter permease; protein product: MKAELTNKLKTRKSQLKTFWTYVALSAIALWMLFPLFWLISTSFKSPTENIFQFPPQLFPNQPTFQNYITVWQSNPFGQYLFNSILIALLTVGLNLLFCSLAAYPLARLDFKGKDAIFALVVSTIMIPFQIVMIPLYILTVQLGLRNSYLGIILPSIASAFGIFLLRQAFQGVPKELEEAARMDGCSELGIWWYVMLPAIRPALVTLAIFVFIGSWSDFLWPLIVIDRPEYYTLPVGVATLAEAFSLDWRLIAAGSVISIAPVVIFFLIMQRYIVPTEVGSGVKG